Proteins from a single region of Salinigranum halophilum:
- a CDS encoding winged helix-turn-helix transcriptional regulator: protein MSRHRIRSSVIAVCAVVLVLLASLSGGVAFETVDATEPNGDDVPSADQAVNAGPTAATELNPGIDRTRHATTPTAVPTATPAPAANGGDGLSLSLSLDGSLEDDQFAREVGDTLRGPSGLVVLAGYSRLDETDPLSHPLRAELYEAVAQSPGTYPTALTDRLDTPRSTLRYHLRVLEDADLVSPTAVDGRRRYVTTEAGAAERALVAVDEGTTAGALVEHLGREGTATVGDLADGVDRTTATVSYHLERLEEAGVVERTRDGQAVRNRLTNEVTPLVTSVVTSDPGGYGAATDD, encoded by the coding sequence ATGTCACGTCACCGTATTCGCTCCAGTGTCATCGCCGTGTGTGCCGTCGTACTCGTCCTCCTGGCGAGCCTGAGCGGCGGCGTCGCGTTCGAGACGGTCGACGCTACCGAACCGAACGGGGACGACGTCCCGTCCGCCGACCAGGCCGTCAACGCCGGCCCGACGGCGGCGACCGAACTGAACCCGGGTATCGACCGCACGAGACACGCGACGACGCCGACAGCAGTGCCGACCGCGACGCCCGCCCCTGCCGCGAACGGCGGCGACGGCCTGAGCCTCTCGCTCAGTCTGGACGGCAGCCTCGAGGACGACCAGTTCGCCCGAGAGGTCGGTGACACGCTCCGGGGACCGTCAGGACTGGTCGTACTGGCCGGGTACAGTCGACTCGACGAGACCGACCCGCTCTCGCATCCGCTCCGGGCCGAACTCTACGAGGCGGTTGCGCAGTCGCCGGGGACGTATCCGACGGCGCTCACAGACCGCCTCGATACGCCGCGGTCGACGCTCCGGTACCACCTGCGGGTTCTCGAAGACGCGGACCTCGTGTCTCCGACCGCGGTCGACGGACGGCGACGCTACGTCACGACGGAGGCGGGCGCGGCGGAGCGGGCGCTGGTCGCCGTCGACGAGGGGACGACGGCCGGTGCGCTCGTCGAACACCTCGGGCGTGAGGGAACGGCCACTGTCGGCGACCTCGCCGACGGCGTCGACCGCACGACTGCGACGGTCTCGTATCACCTCGAGCGGCTCGAAGAGGCCGGAGTCGTCGAGCGGACACGCGACGGACAGGCCGTCCGGAACCGGCTGACGAACGAGGTGACCCCACTCGTCACATCGGTTGTGACCTCCGACCCCGGTGGGTACGGGGCCGCGACGGACGACTGA